The Lottiidibacillus patelloidae DNA window ATTGGTTTTACAAACTACGGTTATATCGATAAATTGAAGCCAGGCATCTTAGAAAAACTGAATGACAAAAACTCTGGTAAATGTCATACATTTTTAGATGACATTGTTGGAGCAATTGCTGCTGCTGCTTCAAGTAGGCTAGCTCATCGCCTCGGAACAGAGCGAGATGAAATGTTATAAGAAAAGCTGAAGCTCCCGCTTAGCGCCATAAATTTTGGAACACTTTGTTTGAGATAAAGGAAACACAACGAGAAGTTCGAGTTGATGTTGACTTATCGTAAATAAAAAGTGTGAAGAATTGTATGCGCTGGGAGCTGAAGCTGGATCAGCTAAGAAAAGCTGAGACGACTGTTCAGCGACGTATGAACTGGAATACTTCGATTGAGATAAAGGAAACACGGTGAGCTAAGCGAACCGATGTTGACTTATCGTAAATGAGAAGTATGAAGTTAACTAGTCGCTAGGAGTCGAAGCTGGATCATTGAAGAAAAGCTGAAGCTCCCGCTTAGCGCTATTAAAACTAAAACATTCAAAAAAATAAAGCCCCTTCATGGAAGGGGCTTTTTGTTCTGTCTATTCATCAAACTTCCATTCATTTAACGATTGAATTTCAAACGTTGGCATTTTTTCTACACTACTTAAATGTTCTTTTGTCGTTACACCTGTATAAACTAACAGTGTATCTACTCCTGCATTTATACCAGCCATAATATCTGTCGCATAATTATCGCCAACCATGATCGCTTCTTCTTTTCGTACGTTTAGTTGTTTTAATGCCTGCTCAATCATTATAGCTTCCGGTTTTCCAATGTAAGTAGGAGTTACTCCTGTTGAATAATGAACTACTGATGTAAGTGAGCCATTACCCGGTAAAAATCCTCGCTCTGTTGGTAAAGCTGCATCAGGATTTGTTGAAAGGAAAGTTGCTCCTTTTCTAACCGCTAAACATGCTTTCGCAAATTTCTCATACGTCACTTCGCGATCAATTCCCATAACTACGAAATCAGGGTTTTCATCATCGAATACAAGTCCCTTCGCAGTTAATGCATGCTCAAGCCCTTCTTCACCTATCATATAGACAGAAGCGCCCTGTTTTTGATCGGCAATGTAGCTAGCAGCTGCCATACTAGACGTAAGCACTTCTTGCTCTAATGCTGGAATATCAAAATCATTAAGCTTTTTAGCGACATTTTCAGGTTTAGCCGAAGAATTGTTTGTCACAAATAACAATGGTAAATTACGTTCTTTGATTAGCTTTACAAAGTCTGATGCTGCTTCTATTTGTTGTTCCCCTAAATACATCGTTCCATCTAAATCTATGAGATATGCTTTATATGGCATTATTCTTTGCCTCCATTTGCATCAGGAATAAAAGCAGAAACTGGACCGAGTTCATCCGTTAAATATCTTCTTACATCGACAGGAAAATCTGTCAACGCCTGTTTAACCTTGCTTAAAGTAGTTATAAGCTTCTCGTGGTTAATGCCATGATAACCATAAATGAGCTCTTTCCGTAATGAAATAAGTTCTTTTAAATGATCAGATGCATCACTTGATACAACTGACTCGTCACGGAGAATTTCTACAATATCTTCATAACTACCTGGGTCACGCATAATAAAACCATCAATCATCGCGTTACCTACATCAATGATTGCCTCAATTATCATATGAACCGCTCGTTCAATTGCTAATTTTTCAATGTTTGCATTCCACTCTTTTTTGCCATCAATCACTTGATTAATCTCTTCAATGTAAAGTAAACTTTCTTCAATTTTCTTTCGATCAACAAAGTACAAAGCTTTTCCTCCTACGTTGACATATTAGGCATTTTATTTGGTCTTGCATAATAAAAACCTTGGGCTAAAGGCACATTATTTCTTTTTAAGACAGCTGCCTCGGCTTTTGTTTCAATACCTTCAGCAACGACAATTGCTTGAAGTTCTTTTGCTATCCCTAGAAGTCCCTTTAACATTGTTTCTTTAATTTTATTCGAGTCAATATTTTCAATGACTGACCGATCGATTTTAATAATATCTGGCATTATTTCAGAAATCGTGTGCAAACTGGCATACCCAGCACCAGTATCATCAACAGCGAAGCGAAAGCCTTCTTTTCTTAATTGCTTCACATTAGTAAGTAAATTAGGGACTACATCGATTGACTCACGCTCTGTAATTTCAAACACGAATTGTTCTGGTTTAATATTTGAATACTTCTTAAATAAATTCATGACGTCCTTATAAAACCTATCGTCTCCTAAAGTAATTGGAATAAGGTTTATAAATACCGATTCTCTACAATTTTTATCAATAACTTGTTGGAAAGATTTTTCTAATACAATCAACTCTAGCTCATATAAAAGGTTCATTTGTTTAGCTATTGTGAAAAGCTTAAGCGGGTTAGTTAACTCTCCGCGTTCTGGACCTCTCGTTAAAATTTCCCATGCATGGATCGTGTCAGTTTGAATGTTTATTATTGGTTGAGCGAGAAGTTCTATATTTTTCTTGGAAATAAGATCATTTATTTCAAAATTCATTTCCGAGTACTCTGAACTTACTCTTTTTAAAGCAATTAATCTTGCTTGACTATATGCTTTTTGTATTGAAGCATTAATATCATTACTTTGTTCGACAAACATAAATCCTGGTTGTAAATCATAACCAGTTATATTTTTTATTATTTCACTTAATTTATTTAAGCGTTCATCTACTTCAATTAGAAATGTTTGCGGGGCATTTACTCTTAATAATAAAAGGAAGTCACTGCCACAAGCACTATTTACATATAAAATTTCATCTTCTGTAAAGTGTCGCTTAATGATTCCACTAAAAACATCTATGAATTCTTTATTCATTGCTAGCAATTGTTCTTCAATTATTTCATCAACAGTTAAATCATTATTACTGTGGACATTAAATACAACGGCTACAACGTTTTGCTTCTGTTTGAATGTAGATTTGACTACTTCTTCACTTATATTGCGGAATTGGAAATTAGGCGGAAAAAAGCGTAAAGAATTTTTACTTTTAAATATATTTAAGTAGTGCTTCAGTTGTTGCAAAATATTCACTCCAAAAAGGATATAATTACTTAATCGTATTTCATTTTACCACATCCTATAAATAAATCGGCATTACATAGTTAATTTAGTTTTATGCTTTCATGTTTTTTTGCTATCATGGATAAAGTAACAATTATTTATTAGGTAAATTCGAGAGGAATGAATATAAAATGTCGGAACTATTTTTTCTATATGATGAAGAGGAACAAAACAAAGTAAGGTATGTAAGTTTTATGGGGGACAATCATCGATTTGACTTAGCAATTGTTGAATCAACACGTCATTATGGTAAACGTTTAGTACTTGATATCCAAGGTGGTCGCTTTGCAATTATTGGCCGTGATGATTTAGAAGAGCCTGGTTATTTAGAACATGCTTATCAATTGAGTGAAGAAGATGCGGAAGAATTGCGTTCATTCTTGGAAGAAATTTGTTAATAGCATAATTGCATAGGTAAATGCCTCTGTCGAGAAACTAATGGTATCGATGGAGGTGTTTTTTTATGCCAAAAGAAACAAAAGAATATACAGACTTTTCTAATGTTGAGGATATGCGAAACTATATATTACCAGAGGATTTACCTGAAGGTCCTTATGGATCACCGAGAAATGAAAAGCTAGGAAAAAGTACGCCTTGGGAAGAAGGGCAACGTTATTACAGTGCCTTTAACTATGAATTTAAATCACTCCATCAAGACATCCCAAGAAAATTTCCTGGTGCGCACCCGACGCACGATGACCCTGAAAAAAATGAAGAACCACCATATACTTCGAAATAAGAAAAGCTGAAGCTCCCGCTTAGCGCCATAAATTCTGGAGCACTTTGTTTGAGATAAAGGAAACATCGAAAAGGAAAGGCGACTGATCATCAACGATGGAACTGGAATGCTACGAATGAGATAAAGGAAACACAAAGAGAAGTTCGAGTTGATGTTGACTTATCGTAAGTGAGTAGCATGAAGTTCACAAGTTGATAGGAGCCTTTTCTAGACATCACTTCACTGATTGATGTTGACTTATCGTAAATAAAAAGTGTGAAGAATTGTAGGCGTTGGGAGCTGAAGCTGGATCAGCTAAGAAAAGCGAGGCCGCTCAGCAACGTATAACCTTTGCTTAAACAGAAAGCCCTACCGTCTATATTTTTTACGGTTGGGCTTTTTCTTCTGTCTCTTCAATTGTCGTTTCTTTAGTATCTGCTTTGCCAATTTTCTTCAAAACAAAATAAGGACAACCAAAATTACAGTACTCATAAATGTACTCACCGATTGCATTTTTCTTATTCTCATAAGTAGAATTTTTGTTTTCATTTTCATAAAAACCACGTAAGCGAAGCTGATTATAACCCCAGTCACCAACTATATAATCATACTTATTTAAAATATCGGAGTATCTTTTTTGAAAATCTTCTTCTTTCCAACCATCACGGTAATCGTTAATTATTTCATATGTAGTACCGTTTATTTGAATCATCTCTTATCACCTCATCGTTCATTTCTATTTTATCATATCTCCTGCCAATATTTTGCACGTTAAAGGATTATTTTTGTGGAAAACCTAAAGAGGAGGAGGGATTATATTGAAATATGGTGCATTAAAACTATTTGGTTTATCTTCCGTCCTTTTAATCGCTGGCTGTAATGCAAACTTTTTAGATGCCAACGAGAGTGCTTACCATGACACTGGTGATGGATTAGTTTCTGTAGATGACCGTAATGAGGATTACAATCCAATTAATATTACCAGCATGGAAGACAAGGATAATGCGCGTTTTGGTTATGTAAGGGTGCAAAAAAGCCCTATCGCCAATGAAAATAACGCAGAAAATGTTATTCCATTTATCATTGACCGAGAAAAAGCCGCTTATGCGATAAGTAAAATGGCCACTTTACTCCCAAATGTAACTGATGCTGCAACACTTGTTACCGATGAGGAAGTATTAGTTGCATATGAAACAGAAGGTGAAGTAGACCGTTTCTTAGTTGCTGACCAAGTAAAGTTAACTGGTCTATCGTACCTACCAGGATGGTACCACGTATACGTTTCCGACGAGCCTGGGATGATTAAAGAAATTGAAAGTTATTCTCAGCTTGATGCATCAACTAAAAATATCGACGGCTATCTTCAAACTGTCATAAAATCCATGTTAAAAGCCCCACAAGGTCGAGATATGGATGATAACCGTGATGCAAATAACAGAAGCATGTATGAAATGGATGAAGACCAAGGAAATACCGATAATGGCTATATGGATATGGATAGATATTATCCTGGTATGACAGATAAAAATAAAGGGTATAACGATATACCTCAAAACACTAATAACTAATTTTGTTAACAAAAACCAGACTCTTTAGGAGTCTGGTTTTTCTTACATATTTTGTTGGGCAGCGCCGACTTGTTCATCAGCATGATACGAAGAACGAACGAGTGGACCTGATTCACAATGTTTAAACCCTTTAGAAAGAGCAATTTCTTTTAATTCTTGGAATTCATCAGGATGATAATATTTTTGAACTTTAATATGCTTTTTAGTCGGCTGTAAGTATTGACCAATAGTCATGATGTCGACATCATTTGCACGTAAATCATCCATTGTTTCAATAATTTCTTCTTTTGTTTCACCAAGACCAATCATAAGGCTTGATTTTGTAGGAATTGTTGGGTCCATTTCTTTTGCACGACGTAAAAACTCTAATGATCTCTCATATGTTGCACGTGCACGCACTCTAGGTGTTAATCGCTTCACTGTTTCAATATTATGGTTCATAATATCTGGTTTTGCATCCATTAGCATTTGTAAATTTTCAATTTTACCATGCATGTCTGAAGGTAATACTTCAATCGAACATGTAGGTAACTTTCTACGGATTGCTCGGACAGTTTCAGCAAATACTTGTGCACCGCCATCTTTTAAATCATCACGTGCAACTGCAGTAATTACGGCATGTTTTAAATCCATTAATTTAACTGAGTCGGCAACACGTTCCGGTTCTTGTAAATCTAGCTCTGTCGGAAGACCGGTTTTAACAGCACAAAAGCGACATGCGCGAGTACAAACATCTCCTAAAATCATAAATGTAGCAGTTTTTCTAACTGCCCAGCATTCATGAATGTTCGGACATCTTGCTTCTTCACAAACTGTATGTAAATTCTTTTCACGCATCATTTTCTTTAAGTCAGTGTAATTTTTATTCGTATTTAATTTGATTTTAAGCCAATCAGGTTTACGCAAATGTTCTTCTTTTTTAGCCATAATAAATCACTCCATTACGTATAAGCGAATAATGATTTCCACTCATAACTGTAACATAAACAGCTAATTACAACAAATAGATTGCGTTTTTCCAATTTTTAACCATAATGATTTTTTATTTCTACCACAAACTATAAATACGTATGAGACATTGAAGGGAGAATTCGCCTTGCTATATAGAACATGGATATTATTGCTTGCTTTTTTGCTAGTTGCTATTCCTTGCATACCTTCTCCGTCCTTTGCAGAGGAAGAGGATGATAAGCTACGCCTTCAACTTTATAAAACAGTAGGAGCATTCACTGCGGTTCCGTGGTATTATTTAGCCGCAGTCGATCGGTATGAGCGAAATGTTCGAAACTCTCGAAGAGATATACCAGATATAAAAGAAGGCATTAGTATTTATTACTCACCAGACGAATGGGCTGGTGCACTAAATCCTAACCAAGAGGATACAGATCCATTTTCAATTCAATTATTTGGTGGAGTTGGAATGGATGGAAATGGAGATGGAAAAGCCGATCGTACAAACAATGAAGACGTTCTTTACACATTTGCCTATTTTTTACAAGCTTATGGTGCAAATGAAGAGGATATAAAAATTGGCTTATGGGATTTTTATCAGCGAGATAAGACTGTAAGTATGATTGTTGGCTTTGCAAATATTATTAATCAAACTGGAAAAATCTCATTTGATGAACGCCGCTTTCCTCTCCCACTTCATGCGAATTATAGCTACCGCAGTACTTGGGGCGATCGTCGCGGGTTTGGTGGCTTAAGAATACACGAGGGTACAGATATTTTTGCTGGCTACGGTGTTCCAGTTCGCGCTACAACACACGGTTTTATTGAAATGAAAGGTTGGAACAAATTTGGTGGTTGGCGAGTTGGTATTCGTGATATGAACAATGTGTATCATTACTTTGCTCACTTAAGTGGCTTTGAAAAAGGACTTGAAGTTGGAAAAATAGTGAAACCAGGTGATGTCATTGGTTATGTTGGTAGTTCCGGATATGGAAAGCCAGGAACACAAGGGAAATTCCCTCCACACCTCCACTATGGTACGTATCGTGACAATGGGATAAGTGAATGGTCTTTTGATCCTTATCCATATTTACGATCATGGGAGCGAATGGAACGTAGATCAAGAAGATAATAAAAAAGGTATTCAGAGCACACACAATGCTCTGGATACCTTTTGTTATTAACTGAGTTTTCGTAGGATAAGAACAGTAAAGATAAATACCGCGAATGAAATTGCAAGTGCTAGCATTACTGATGCTGTGAATCCTAAAACGATGTATCCGACCATCGAAATTGCCGCAACCATTAATGCATATGGAAGTTGCGTAACAACATGGTCAATAAGCGGACTACCTGCTCCTGTTGATGAGAGAATTGTTGTATCTGAAATTGGTGAAGCGTGATCTCCAAATACTGAACCTGCCAACACAGCAGCAAGCATTGGGAGGATTAATTCTATATTTGTCGCTCCAGCAATTTCTCCTGCAATTGGTAACATAATCGCAAAAGTTCCCCAAGATGTACCTGTTGAAAATGCCATTACTCCTGCTAAAAGGAACACGATGACTGGTAAATAAGCAATATTTAATGAAGTTTTACTTACAAGCCCTGATAAATATTCTCCAGTACTTAAGTCACTAATTATTGTCACTAAAATCCACGCAAAAATTAGAATGATTGAAGTAGGAAGCATTGATAAAATTCCAGTATATAATCCTTTACCAACCTTATCGACTTTATTATCAGTAACAAGTAATAAAATAACAGTTAGAATTGTACTAACTAAGCCTCCAAACAGTAATGAACCAGTAACATCAATATTTTCTGCAACGTTTAACGCAGTAATTGGACCTTCTTCTATAGCATTAATCCCTGTCCAAATCATTGCTAATAGTGTAGTAACAATTAAAGAACCAAATGGCAGTAATAAATGAAAGACACGCCCGTTTTGATTTACCTCTTCTTGCGGCCTAGGTGCGTCAGCTTTTGAAGCGTCAAACATGATTCCTTCATTCAGTGCTTTTTCTTCATGCTTTTTCATAGGTCCGATATTTAAATTAAAAATTGCTACTGCAAATACAAACAAAATTGCATAAATGAAATAAAAGTTCATTGGAATCATTTCAATAAATGCTGAAAATGCTTTAATATCTGTTAAGCCTTGCGTTGTTAATACACCACCAATTGTACCGATAATAACTGCACCCCAGCTTGAAATAGGTGTTACAATACAGATTGGTGCTGCCGTAGAATCGACGAAATAAGCTAATTTTGCTCTAGAAATTTTATGCTTGTCAGTTAAAGGTCGAACTACATTCCCGACTGTTAATGAATTAAAATAATCATCGATAAAGATTATTAACCCTAAGAATATTGTTAAAAGTTTTGCACCTCGGCGTGTTTTCACACGTTCCATTGCCCAATCTCCGAATGCTCGAGCTCCTCCAGAAATTGTAATAAGTGCCGAGATAATTCCTAATAATAACAGGAATAATAAGATATATAAATACCAAGTGTCTGTTAAGATTGCATATGCTAAATCGTAAACATATTTAACTCCTTCGATTACACTAAAATCTTTTACTAATAAAAGACCTGCAACTACCCCTGATCCTAGTGATAGTAAAACTCTTCTCGTAATGACAGCCATCACTATTGCAATAACTGGTGGTACTAATGAAAAAATTGTTCCTTCCATGTTTCTTCCCCCTAAAAAATTTGTATCTGATCGTGATGTATGAAGGGTACT harbors:
- a CDS encoding YutD family protein; its protein translation is MIQINGTTYEIINDYRDGWKEEDFQKRYSDILNKYDYIVGDWGYNQLRLRGFYENENKNSTYENKKNAIGEYIYEYCNFGCPYFVLKKIGKADTKETTIEETEEKAQP
- a CDS encoding DUF86 domain-containing protein, which produces MYFVDRKKIEESLLYIEEINQVIDGKKEWNANIEKLAIERAVHMIIEAIIDVGNAMIDGFIMRDPGSYEDIVEILRDESVVSSDASDHLKELISLRKELIYGYHGINHEKLITTLSKVKQALTDFPVDVRRYLTDELGPVSAFIPDANGGKE
- a CDS encoding M23 family metallopeptidase, with protein sequence MLYRTWILLLAFLLVAIPCIPSPSFAEEEDDKLRLQLYKTVGAFTAVPWYYLAAVDRYERNVRNSRRDIPDIKEGISIYYSPDEWAGALNPNQEDTDPFSIQLFGGVGMDGNGDGKADRTNNEDVLYTFAYFLQAYGANEEDIKIGLWDFYQRDKTVSMIVGFANIINQTGKISFDERRFPLPLHANYSYRSTWGDRRGFGGLRIHEGTDIFAGYGVPVRATTHGFIEMKGWNKFGGWRVGIRDMNNVYHYFAHLSGFEKGLEVGKIVKPGDVIGYVGSSGYGKPGTQGKFPPHLHYGTYRDNGISEWSFDPYPYLRSWERMERRSRR
- a CDS encoding cytosolic protein; the encoded protein is MPKETKEYTDFSNVEDMRNYILPEDLPEGPYGSPRNEKLGKSTPWEEGQRYYSAFNYEFKSLHQDIPRKFPGAHPTHDDPEKNEEPPYTSK
- a CDS encoding EAL domain-containing protein; the encoded protein is MQQLKHYLNIFKSKNSLRFFPPNFQFRNISEEVVKSTFKQKQNVVAVVFNVHSNNDLTVDEIIEEQLLAMNKEFIDVFSGIIKRHFTEDEILYVNSACGSDFLLLLRVNAPQTFLIEVDERLNKLSEIIKNITGYDLQPGFMFVEQSNDINASIQKAYSQARLIALKRVSSEYSEMNFEINDLISKKNIELLAQPIINIQTDTIHAWEILTRGPERGELTNPLKLFTIAKQMNLLYELELIVLEKSFQQVIDKNCRESVFINLIPITLGDDRFYKDVMNLFKKYSNIKPEQFVFEITERESIDVVPNLLTNVKQLRKEGFRFAVDDTGAGYASLHTISEIMPDIIKIDRSVIENIDSNKIKETMLKGLLGIAKELQAIVVAEGIETKAEAAVLKRNNVPLAQGFYYARPNKMPNMST
- a CDS encoding Na+/H+ antiporter NhaC family protein — encoded protein: MEGTIFSLVPPVIAIVMAVITRRVLLSLGSGVVAGLLLVKDFSVIEGVKYVYDLAYAILTDTWYLYILLFLLLLGIISALITISGGARAFGDWAMERVKTRRGAKLLTIFLGLIIFIDDYFNSLTVGNVVRPLTDKHKISRAKLAYFVDSTAAPICIVTPISSWGAVIIGTIGGVLTTQGLTDIKAFSAFIEMIPMNFYFIYAILFVFAVAIFNLNIGPMKKHEEKALNEGIMFDASKADAPRPQEEVNQNGRVFHLLLPFGSLIVTTLLAMIWTGINAIEEGPITALNVAENIDVTGSLLFGGLVSTILTVILLLVTDNKVDKVGKGLYTGILSMLPTSIILIFAWILVTIISDLSTGEYLSGLVSKTSLNIAYLPVIVFLLAGVMAFSTGTSWGTFAIMLPIAGEIAGATNIELILPMLAAVLAGSVFGDHASPISDTTILSSTGAGSPLIDHVVTQLPYALMVAAISMVGYIVLGFTASVMLALAISFAVFIFTVLILRKLS
- a CDS encoding DUF3055 domain-containing protein — encoded protein: MSELFFLYDEEEQNKVRYVSFMGDNHRFDLAIVESTRHYGKRLVLDIQGGRFAIIGRDDLEEPGYLEHAYQLSEEDAEELRSFLEEIC
- the lipA gene encoding lipoyl synthase — translated: MAKKEEHLRKPDWLKIKLNTNKNYTDLKKMMREKNLHTVCEEARCPNIHECWAVRKTATFMILGDVCTRACRFCAVKTGLPTELDLQEPERVADSVKLMDLKHAVITAVARDDLKDGGAQVFAETVRAIRRKLPTCSIEVLPSDMHGKIENLQMLMDAKPDIMNHNIETVKRLTPRVRARATYERSLEFLRRAKEMDPTIPTKSSLMIGLGETKEEIIETMDDLRANDVDIMTIGQYLQPTKKHIKVQKYYHPDEFQELKEIALSKGFKHCESGPLVRSSYHADEQVGAAQQNM
- a CDS encoding TIGR01457 family HAD-type hydrolase, translated to MPYKAYLIDLDGTMYLGEQQIEAASDFVKLIKERNLPLLFVTNNSSAKPENVAKKLNDFDIPALEQEVLTSSMAAASYIADQKQGASVYMIGEEGLEHALTAKGLVFDDENPDFVVMGIDREVTYEKFAKACLAVRKGATFLSTNPDAALPTERGFLPGNGSLTSVVHYSTGVTPTYIGKPEAIMIEQALKQLNVRKEEAIMVGDNYATDIMAGINAGVDTLLVYTGVTTKEHLSSVEKMPTFEIQSLNEWKFDE
- a CDS encoding YhcN/YlaJ family sporulation lipoprotein; translation: MKYGALKLFGLSSVLLIAGCNANFLDANESAYHDTGDGLVSVDDRNEDYNPINITSMEDKDNARFGYVRVQKSPIANENNAENVIPFIIDREKAAYAISKMATLLPNVTDAATLVTDEEVLVAYETEGEVDRFLVADQVKLTGLSYLPGWYHVYVSDEPGMIKEIESYSQLDASTKNIDGYLQTVIKSMLKAPQGRDMDDNRDANNRSMYEMDEDQGNTDNGYMDMDRYYPGMTDKNKGYNDIPQNTNN